The region TCGATCATGGGGCTGGTGGGGCGGCGGACCGGGACGATCCGCTTCGACGGCGTCGAGACCATCGGCCTCGCCCCAACAAGATCGCCCGCCTCGGCATCGGTTACGTGCCCGAGGAACGCGGCATCTTCGCCAGCCTCAATGTCGAGGAAAACCTGCTGCTGCCGCCGGTGATCAAGCCGGGCGGCATGAGTGTCGCCGACATCTTCACCCTGTTCCCCAACCTGAAGGAACGGCTGCGCAGCCCGGGCACCAAGCTGTCGGGCGGCGAGCAGCAGATGCTGGCGATCGCCCGGATCCTGCGCACCGGTGCCGATTTCATCCTGCTCGACGAGCCGACCGAGGGCCTGGCCCCGGTGATCATCCAGCAGATCGGCAAGGCCGTGCGCGGCCTCAAGGAACATGGCCTGACCATGATCCTGGTCGAGCAGTCGATTCATTTCGTCTCGACCATTGCCGACCGCTTCTATGTCATGGAAGACGGCCATGTGGTCGATGCCATGACCGCG is a window of Oleomonas cavernae DNA encoding:
- a CDS encoding ABC transporter ATP-binding protein, whose product is MPEERGIFASLNVEENLLLPPVIKPGGMSVADIFTLFPNLKERLRSPGTKLSGGEQQMLAIARILRTGADFILLDEPTEGLAPVIIQQIGKAVRGLKEHGLTMILVEQSIHFVSTIADRFYVMEDGHVVDAMTAAELAANRDRLVTYLGV